In Falsibacillus pallidus, the genomic window CCAATCCTTCCTTCTATATGAAACAAAAGATAATGGGCAGACATGGAGTGCAGATAAACCTGTTCTGAAAACCGATTATTACATTAACAAAGTCTATTTCTATGATCAGCGTAATGGATGGCTCTTTACGGAAAACAGCATCTATCATACAGTGAACGGCGGGGAGTCATGGGAAAATTATTCGGATATCCCGAAATTCCCGTTTATTCACGAGATTCATTTTGACTCACCTGAAAATGGTCAGATTATATCCATTGAAGATGGACATTCAACATTATTTACAACGGATGATGGAGGAAAGAGCTGGACCGAAACATCCTTTCAATAAATGAATGCCTGTGACAAACCAGCTTGGACAATTTGTCTGAGCGGTTTTTTTAGACAAAGCATTTTTTGGAAAGAATAATGAATGTCAACTGCAAAAGTATCCATATTAATAGGGAGGCTTTGAAGTGACGAAACGAAAAATTCCGAGGTGAGTAGGTTTGAAGGAAATGACGCAAAAGGAATTATCTTATGTCGAAGATGAAATCAGAGCGGAAGAAATTACCGCGAAGACTCTCAACTGGTGTGCATCCATGTGCCTGGACATTGAACTCAGGGATGCACTGGCAGATATGGCGGAACGGCATCAATTGAGGATTGCTGCCTTATCGAAATATTTTCATGAATCTGGTCCGATCCAATAACAGGGAGGTGCTTATATGCCCAATAATATAGAAGAAAGAGGATTGACCGAACGGGAGATGCTTCAATTGTGCCTGGAGCTTGAAAAGGCGCGCTGCCACAGCATCACCGATATCTTGACAGAGTGTGCGAATGAAGAACTTTGCAGCGTGTACAGGCAAAGCCTGGATAATGCATTCGATATCCATCGTGAATTGTTTAATATCCTTAATCAAAAAGGCTGGTATAAGGTATTGCCTGCCCATGTGGCACAAATAGAAGAAGTACAAAACATGATGCGGGATAATCTGAATCCGGACCATGAATGATTGCCCAATTACTTTGGGTAATTTTTTTGTCTATTTTTCAAGAGACGAAAAATTCGTATAATAGCAGCTCCTTATTTATAATAAAGGTAAGTAATGGAGGAAAGGTTGGATACATATGACAAGTAAACATGCGGTGAAACTGACTTCTTTATCTTCTAAAGGAGGCTGCGGCTGCAAAATCGGACCTGCTGATTTAGCACAGGTGCTACGGTCCTTGCCGGCTGCCGTTCCAAATCCGAATGTCCTGGTTGGACTCGATACTAGTGACGATGCAGGTGTGTACAAGCTGACGGATGATCTGGCGATTGTACAGACGCTTGATTTTTTCACACCGATTGTAGACGATCCTTATTCCTTTGGTCAAGTGGCTGCGGCCAATGCTATCAGCGACATTTATGCGATGGGCGGCAAGCCTTTGACGGCACTGAATATCGTTGCATTTCCGATCGCCTCGTTGGATAAAGAAATACTGGCCGACATCCTCCGCGGAGCAGGGGACAAATTGAAAGAAGCAGGAGCATCACTTGTCGGAGGGCATTCCATTGATGACAAGGAGCCGAAATTCGGAATGGCTGTCACTGGTACCGTGCATCCAGACAAAATCCGTACAAATGCCGGTGCCAAAGCAGGGGATAAGCTGATCCTTACAAAACCAATCGGCGTCGGTATTTTAACGAGCGCCATTAAAAACAATCTTCTAAGCGATGAAGAAATCGAGCGTGTGACGAAAGTGATGACGACACTAAATAAAACGGCTGCAGAAATCATGGAGCCATTTGATGTGCATGCATGTACGGATGTGACTGGCTTCGGACTTTTAGGCCATGCTTCTGAAATGGCAAAGGGAAGCAGCAAACTTCTGCAGATCGACCACTCCAAGGTGCCTGTGCTGCCTCGGGCAAGAGAAATTGCAGAAAGAGGCGTCATCCCTGGAGGAACAAAGAACAACTTTGCTCACCTGGAAGGATCCGTGACATTCCCAGAGGATATGGATCAAGTAGATCAATGGATTCTATGTGATGCTGTGACATCCGGCGGGTTATTAATTTCCGTTTCCGGCGCACAAGCAGAAGACCTTCATCAGAAATTGCAAGAAGCAGGTGTGGAAGCCGCAATAATTGGAGAAGTTGTTAAGGAAGATAAAGGGCATATCACAGTCATATAATCATACAAGTAGTAAGAGAGGCGAACGAATGTGTTTAAGGATTTGACGATTCAAGAGCTATTGGAAGCTAGGAAAAATAAGAAGATAACCCTGATCGACGTACGCTCGCCTTCTGAATACAAGACTGCCACCATCCCTGGCAGCATCAACATTCCCATTTTCACTGACGAAGAGCG contains:
- a CDS encoding spore coat protein, whose amino-acid sequence is MPNNIEERGLTEREMLQLCLELEKARCHSITDILTECANEELCSVYRQSLDNAFDIHRELFNILNQKGWYKVLPAHVAQIEEVQNMMRDNLNPDHE
- the selD gene encoding selenide, water dikinase SelD, which encodes MTSKHAVKLTSLSSKGGCGCKIGPADLAQVLRSLPAAVPNPNVLVGLDTSDDAGVYKLTDDLAIVQTLDFFTPIVDDPYSFGQVAAANAISDIYAMGGKPLTALNIVAFPIASLDKEILADILRGAGDKLKEAGASLVGGHSIDDKEPKFGMAVTGTVHPDKIRTNAGAKAGDKLILTKPIGVGILTSAIKNNLLSDEEIERVTKVMTTLNKTAAEIMEPFDVHACTDVTGFGLLGHASEMAKGSSKLLQIDHSKVPVLPRAREIAERGVIPGGTKNNFAHLEGSVTFPEDMDQVDQWILCDAVTSGGLLISVSGAQAEDLHQKLQEAGVEAAIIGEVVKEDKGHITVI